A single genomic interval of Lucilia cuprina isolate Lc7/37 chromosome 2, ASM2204524v1, whole genome shotgun sequence harbors:
- the LOC111690435 gene encoding protein psiQ-like isoform X2 — protein MCPSVAGITRRGCLSRLFPSRYCPEPCARCKKSLCNRDVFPTDRLRCYQCSGSSCVNVEKKPELILPCPFYKEDDRCFTNVLHVSNVIRGCETTMVDANNCPHACFKCNYNGCNKEPGMTEQNCLQCTHSFASPNPSCWRGQDERSDKCVTKSETYCQNKNLYGHVGKCYTHVNEQTGVVQRGCSSNKPWYPSGSIIECYGEKCNTDCLTISCNVCSSDDNPKCMQGKFLKTERCKENTQSCFTCESGNLVTRGCADEKFYERYGNASIAGQQACYLCRDANGCNHTPVRTCYSCSSIDNRDCSLMTSPLYIARRNCSSYDDLCVSTVITKAKHTYVLRGCSSHLAECTNNDPLCVRCNGSLCNTIPIDLSLNEDVQLPLIWDKNGEGIIDGKSGGIRKVSQELKLYLISIVLFNFLCNLK, from the exons ATGTGTCCAAGTG TTGCCGGCATAACCAGACGTGGTTGTCTGTCACGCCTCTTCCCTTCACGTTACTGCCCAGAGCCCTGCGCTCGCTGCAAGAAAAGTCTTTGTAATCGTGATGTATTTCCCACCGACCGTTTACGTTGCTATCAATGCAGTGGCTCTTCCTGTGTTAATGTGGAAAAGAAACCAGAATTAATACTACCATGTCCTTTTTACAAAGAAGACGATCGTTGTTTCACTAATGTACTACATGTCAGCAATGTTATACGTGGTTGTGAGACGACTATGGTCGATGCAAATAACTGTCCACATGCTTGctttaaatgtaattataatGGCTGTAACAAAGAACCTGGTATGACAGAGCAAAATTGCTTACAGTGTACACATTCATTTGCCTCGCCAAATCCTTCCTGCTGGAGAGGACAAGATGAAAGATCCGATAAATGTGTGACCAAAAGCGAAACTTATTGTCAGAATAAGAACCTGTATGGTCATGTGGGAAAATGTTATACTCATGTTAATGAACAAACCGGAGTAGTACAACGTGGCTGTTCTTCCAACAAACCCTGGTATCCATCGGGTAGTATAATCGAATGTTATGGTGAGAAATGTAACACCGATTGCTTAACCATATCCTGTAATGTGTGCTCTTCGGACGACAATCCAAAATGTATgcaaggaaaatttttaaaaacagaaaGATGTAAAGAAAATACTCAATCGTGTTTTACTTGTGAATCAGGAAATCTGGTAACAAGAGGTTGTGCAGATGAAAAATTCTATGAACGCTATGGAAATGCATCCATTGCAGGACAGCAAGCTTGTTATTTGTGTCGCGATGCAAATGGTTGTAATCATACTCCCGTTAGAACCTGCTATTCTTGTTCATCGATTGATAATAGAGATTGTTCTCTTATGACATCGCCTTTATATATAGCAAGAAGAAATTGTTCCTCATATGATGATTTGTGTGTTAGTACAGTGATTACTAAGGCCAAGCATACTTATGTACTGCGCGGTTGTTCTTCCCATTTAGCAGAGTGTACGAACAATGATCCGTTGTGTGTGCGTTGTAATGGCAGTCTTTGTAATACTATACCCATAGATTTGTCCCTAAATGAGGATGTGCAATTGCCCCTAATATGGGATAAAAATGGAGAGGGTATAATCGATGGTAAAAGTGGTGGCATTAGAAAGGTTTCACAGGAAttaaagttatatttaataagtattgtactttttaactttttgtgtaATTTGAAATAA
- the LOC111690428 gene encoding transcription factor Adf-1-like, translating into MFTNNKNKMKKQIKKKRFNPPKILALNEEELIQQVAMRPVIYDRSLKAYRKTSLRKQCWAQISEAMDASVEECRRRWRSLRDSFAKHYKLYQRSDQQQQQQQGNKHRKWVFYDKMQFLIPFLDSVSYDLDKILDELGDLSDDGQSINCEPVDLNATNAPLEQIEQSTSNSKVVEEHAESPNHNTNNNIQHSSVSVQATDFMSISMETPEEHTVQLNHTNVENNVSQSHNYSRQQQHCNNHNISTFTAETNTDTYGLTLNSDEKFLLSCAPTLRRLTTRKNALARLKIQQILFDIEFQQENN; encoded by the exons atgtttacaaataataaaaacaaaatgaaaaaacaaataaaaaagaaaagatttaaTCCGCCCAAAATATTGGCCCTCAATGAAGAGGAGCTGATACAACAAGTAGCCATGCGTCCAGTAATCTATGATCGTTCCTTGAAGGCATATCGAAAGACGTCACTACGTAAACAATGTTGGGCACAAATAAGTGAAGCCATGGATGCTTCGGTAGAAGAATGTCGTAGACGTTGGCGCTCCTTGCGCGATTCCTTTGCCAAGCACTATAAACTTTATCAGAGAAGcgatcaacaacaacaacaacagcagggAAATAAACATCGTAAATGggtattttatgataaaatgcaatttttaatacCTTTTTTAGACAGTGTTAG CTATGATCTAGATAAAATATTAGATGAACTGGGAGATCTTTCAGACGATGGTCAGAGCATAAACTGTGAACCGGTTGATTTGAATGCGACAAATGCACCACTAGAGCAAATTGAACAATCTACATCAAATTCCAAAGTAGTGGAAGAGCATGCTGAAAGTCCCAACCataataccaacaacaacatacaacacTCTTCTGTGTCTGTACAGGCCACAGATTTTATGTCTATTTCCATGGAAACTCCCGAAGAACATACAGTACAACTTAATCACACGAATGTAGAAAACAATGTGTCACAGAGTCACAACTATTctagacaacaacaacattgtaaTAATCATAATATCTCAACATTTACTGCCGAAACCAATACGGATACTTACGGCTTAACATTAAACTCGGATGAAAAGTTTCTGCTAAGCTGTGCCCCCACTTTGAGGCGTCTAACGACTAGAAAAAATGCTTTAGCCCGTCTAAAGATACAACAAATACTATTTGACATCGAATTTCAacaagaaaacaattaa
- the LOC111690423 gene encoding glycerophosphocholine phosphodiesterase GPCPD1 has translation MQRWSYPDDESAEACDAMLAPPANMRTSSNSCSFPERVWNFKVLMNQEMMTHEKLALVGNCESLGNWHLSGCVLMNKDEDSNVWSVQVSIPRDRATEYRYLVCAIEPTTEKYLVRRWETHLEARKIPELDEEFDNANTDVFGELNGVERVDRGWLTSETIVQLKFFNAPFSWKQRMKRRLMHVKVTPMNLRIPSGSDNLLAGSNCSISPLEDSLSNDTHDTRENGGDGGTAFAFSEVTTLKADDSVIRPQPQFGTACGPDELVIFHLTISDFENTAYLIDLYTYSSRADHDEPPHHLGYHYVLPNLFKMSEGRLEVPITCASRHRPLGMMQMGYLIVKPVPSLSLDMSITYSRYWNDKWKGLDVGHRGSGTSFKANDTLIRENTITSLKNAADHGADMVEFDVQLSKDLVPVVYHDFMIYVSLKAKNTMQEHDFLALPMRELTLEQLKNLQVYHTAEGQSRAQRSFHNDDLQEHQPFPQLADVMEAIDPHVGFNIEVKWSQRLQDGTMEEEFEHVVDRNLYVDCILDVVFRKAGKRRIIFSCFDSDICTMLRFKQNRYPVMFLTLGQTEKYQKYMDPRGNNIETAVFNSLAMELLGIVAHTEDLLRDPSQVNLAKSRGLVVFCWGDDNNCKDTIKMLKDLGLHAIIYDKMDVLTSKEVKQSVFLLQANGGQRDLLKLQALEMGKMWHSSTSSPSS, from the exons ATGCAGCGTTGGTCTTACCCCGATGATGAATCAGCCGAGGCTTGTGATGCCATGTTGGCTCCACCCGCGAATATGCGCACTTCTAGTAATTCGTGTTCGTTTCCGGAACGTGTATGGAATTTTAAGGTTCTTATGAATCAGGAAATGATGACTCATGAAAAATTGGCTTTGGTGGGCAATTGTGAATCTTTGGGCAACTGGCATTTGAGTGGCTGTGTCCTCATGAACAAGGATGAGG ATTCGAATGTATGGAGTGTGCAGGTATCAATACCACGAGATCGCGCTACAGAATATCGTTATTTGGTTTGTGCCATTGAACCCACAACGGAGAAATATTTGGTTCGACGCTGGGAAACTCATTTAGAGGCTAGAAAAATACCAGAATTGGATGAAGAGTTTGATAACGCTAATACGGATGTTTTTGGAGAATTAAATGGCGTGGAAAGAGTTGATCGTGGTTGGCTGACTTCTGAAACCATAGTTCAGTTGAAATTCTTTAATGCTCCCTTTTCTTGGAAACAGCGCATGAAACGTCGTTTAATGCATGTTAAGGTGACACCCATGAATTTGCGCATACCTAGTGGCAGTGACAACCTGCTGGCAGGTTCTAACTGTAGCATATCCCCTCTGGAAGATTCTTTGTCTAATGATACCCATGATACTAGAGAAAATGGTGGAGATGGCGGCACGGCATTTGCTTTTTCCGAAGTTACCACTTTAAAGGCCGATGATAGTGTCATAAGGCCACAGCCTCAGTTTGGCACCGCTTGTGGTCCCGACGAGCTAGTCATATTCCATTTGACCATAAGTGACTTTGAAAATACCGCTTATTTAATCGATTTGTATACCTATTCCTCAAGAGCTGATCACGATGAGCCGCCCCATCATTTGGGTTATCATTATGTTTtgccaaatttatttaaaatgtctgAGGGACGTCTGGAAGTGCCTATTACCTGTGCTTCGCGTCATCGCCCCTTGGGTATGATGCAAATGggttatttaattgttaaaccAGTGCCATCTCTTAGCTTGGACATGTCCATCACTTACTCACGCTACTGGAATGATAAATGGAAGGGTTTAGATGTGGGTCACCGTGGTTCTGGTACTTCCTTTAAGGCCAATGATACTTTAATTAGAGAAAATACAATAACATCGCTGAAAAATGCAGCCGATCATGGTGCCGATATGGTGGAATTTGATGTACAACTAAGCAAGGATTTAGTGCCGGTGGTTTATCACGATTTTATGATTTACGTTTCTCTAAAGGCGAAAAATACCATGCAGGAACATGATTTCTTGGCCTTGCCCATGCGTGAGTTGACATTGGAACAATTAAAGAATCTTCAAGTCTATCATACCGCCGAGGGGCAATCACGTGCTCAGCGCTCTTTCCACAATGACGATTTGCAGGAGCATCAACCATTTCCCCAGTTGGCCGATGTCATGGAAGCTATTGATCCTCATGTGGGTTTTAATATTGAAGTGAAATGGTCTCAACGTTTACAGGACGGCACCATGGAGGAGGAATTTGAACATGTTGTAGATCGTAACTTATATGTGGATTGTATTTTAGATGTTGTTTTCCGCAAAGCCGGCAAGAGACGTATTATTTTTAGCTGTTTCGATTCCGATATCTGTACAATGTtacgttttaaacaaaatcgttATCCTGTTATGTTCTTGACTTTGGGTCAAACggaaaaatatcaaaagtaTATGGATCCAAGAGGTAATAATATTGAGACGGCTGTATTTAATTCTTTAGCTATGGAACTGTTGGGTATTGTAGCTCATACCGAGGATTTACTAAGAGATCCTTCACAA gTAAATTTAGCAAAAAGTCGTGGTTTGGTTGTTTTCTGTTGGGGTGATGATAATAATTGTAAGGatactataaaaatgttaaaagatttAGGACTTCATGCaattatttatgataaaatgGATGTATTAACCTCTAAAGAGGTGAAG caaagtgtatttttattacaaGCCAATGGCGGCCAAAGAGATTTATTAAAACTACAAGCTTTAGAGATGGGCAAAATGTGGCATTCATCAACATCATCGCCCTCATCCTAA
- the LOC111690435 gene encoding uncharacterized protein LOC111690435 isoform X1 translates to MMAISCNSAKIKSKGLAILLVFITVIWTTSALECYSCDSTEDAECATKPGQQIAVEECASETDECVQVVVAGITRRGCLSRLFPSRYCPEPCARCKKSLCNRDVFPTDRLRCYQCSGSSCVNVEKKPELILPCPFYKEDDRCFTNVLHVSNVIRGCETTMVDANNCPHACFKCNYNGCNKEPGMTEQNCLQCTHSFASPNPSCWRGQDERSDKCVTKSETYCQNKNLYGHVGKCYTHVNEQTGVVQRGCSSNKPWYPSGSIIECYGEKCNTDCLTISCNVCSSDDNPKCMQGKFLKTERCKENTQSCFTCESGNLVTRGCADEKFYERYGNASIAGQQACYLCRDANGCNHTPVRTCYSCSSIDNRDCSLMTSPLYIARRNCSSYDDLCVSTVITKAKHTYVLRGCSSHLAECTNNDPLCVRCNGSLCNTIPIDLSLNEDVQLPLIWDKNGEGIIDGKSGGIRKVSQELKLYLISIVLFNFLCNLK, encoded by the exons ATGATGGCAATTAGTTGCAATTCGGCAAAAATCAAATCTAAAGGGTTGGCGATTTTGTTGGTGTTTATAACGGTTATTTGGACAACTTCAG CATTAGAATGTTATTCTTGTGATTCAACCGAAGATGCTGAGTGTGCTACTAAACCTGGTCAGCAAATCGCCGTTGAGGAGTGTGCCTCTGAAACAGATGAATGTGTCCAAGTGGTTG TTGCCGGCATAACCAGACGTGGTTGTCTGTCACGCCTCTTCCCTTCACGTTACTGCCCAGAGCCCTGCGCTCGCTGCAAGAAAAGTCTTTGTAATCGTGATGTATTTCCCACCGACCGTTTACGTTGCTATCAATGCAGTGGCTCTTCCTGTGTTAATGTGGAAAAGAAACCAGAATTAATACTACCATGTCCTTTTTACAAAGAAGACGATCGTTGTTTCACTAATGTACTACATGTCAGCAATGTTATACGTGGTTGTGAGACGACTATGGTCGATGCAAATAACTGTCCACATGCTTGctttaaatgtaattataatGGCTGTAACAAAGAACCTGGTATGACAGAGCAAAATTGCTTACAGTGTACACATTCATTTGCCTCGCCAAATCCTTCCTGCTGGAGAGGACAAGATGAAAGATCCGATAAATGTGTGACCAAAAGCGAAACTTATTGTCAGAATAAGAACCTGTATGGTCATGTGGGAAAATGTTATACTCATGTTAATGAACAAACCGGAGTAGTACAACGTGGCTGTTCTTCCAACAAACCCTGGTATCCATCGGGTAGTATAATCGAATGTTATGGTGAGAAATGTAACACCGATTGCTTAACCATATCCTGTAATGTGTGCTCTTCGGACGACAATCCAAAATGTATgcaaggaaaatttttaaaaacagaaaGATGTAAAGAAAATACTCAATCGTGTTTTACTTGTGAATCAGGAAATCTGGTAACAAGAGGTTGTGCAGATGAAAAATTCTATGAACGCTATGGAAATGCATCCATTGCAGGACAGCAAGCTTGTTATTTGTGTCGCGATGCAAATGGTTGTAATCATACTCCCGTTAGAACCTGCTATTCTTGTTCATCGATTGATAATAGAGATTGTTCTCTTATGACATCGCCTTTATATATAGCAAGAAGAAATTGTTCCTCATATGATGATTTGTGTGTTAGTACAGTGATTACTAAGGCCAAGCATACTTATGTACTGCGCGGTTGTTCTTCCCATTTAGCAGAGTGTACGAACAATGATCCGTTGTGTGTGCGTTGTAATGGCAGTCTTTGTAATACTATACCCATAGATTTGTCCCTAAATGAGGATGTGCAATTGCCCCTAATATGGGATAAAAATGGAGAGGGTATAATCGATGGTAAAAGTGGTGGCATTAGAAAGGTTTCACAGGAAttaaagttatatttaataagtattgtactttttaactttttgtgtaATTTGAAATAA